In Bradyrhizobium sp. 1(2017), one DNA window encodes the following:
- the mutS gene encoding DNA mismatch repair protein MutS, which translates to MTMQQPIPVPPPDDTPAPQAEAAARVTPMMEQYLEIKAAHQGLLLFYRMGDFYELFFEDAEIASRTLGIVLTKRGKHQGADIPMCGVPVERSEDYLHRLITAGHRVAVCEQTEDPAAAKARGNKSVVRRGVVRLVTPGTLTEDTLLDARANNYLLAIARARASGGGDRFGLAWIDISTAEFTVMECAGGEFAATLARINPNEAIVTDALYSDNELGQTLRELPAVTPVTRDVFDGATAEKRLCDYFAVATMDGLAQLTRLEATAAAAAVTYVDRTQVGKHPPLSPPAREASGATMAIDPATRANLELTRTLAGERRGSLLDAIDCTVTSAGSRLLAQRLAAPLTDAPAIARRLDAVGAFVADSAAREDIRSILRGAPDMSRALARLSVGRGGPRDLAGLRDGIIAADQALARLGELDQPPQEIAAVMAALQRPSRDLAAEFASALDDQLPLIKRDGGFVRQGYEPALDEARNLRDASRLVVASMQARYADQTGVKGLKIRHNNVLGYFVEVTAQHGDKLMSPPLNATFIHRQTLAGQVRFTTSELGEIEAKIANAGDRALGLELEIFERLSAKAMAISDDLRAAAHAFALLDVATSLAKLAVDDNYVRPEVDGSLGFAIEAGRHPVVEQALKRNGEPFIANACDLSPAPAQKSGQLWLLTGPNMAGKSTFLRQNALIALLAQIGSFVPASRARIGIVDRLFSRVGAADDLARGRSTFMVEMVETAAILNQAGERALVILDEIGRGTATFDGLSIAWAAIEHLHESNRCRTLFATHYHELTALSAKLPRMFNATVRVKEWQGNVVFLHEVLPGSADRSYGIQVAKLAGLPPAVITRAKSVLSKLEAQDRGQTARALADDLPLFAVPSRASAEAAPPSEAELLMDAVKALHPDEMSPREALDALYALKAKLPKQ; encoded by the coding sequence ATGACAATGCAACAGCCGATCCCCGTTCCGCCCCCCGACGACACGCCAGCTCCGCAGGCGGAAGCCGCCGCGCGCGTCACGCCGATGATGGAACAGTACCTCGAGATCAAGGCGGCGCATCAGGGCTTACTACTGTTCTACCGGATGGGCGATTTCTACGAACTGTTTTTCGAGGACGCCGAGATCGCTTCGAGGACGCTCGGCATCGTCCTGACCAAGCGCGGCAAGCATCAGGGCGCCGACATCCCGATGTGCGGGGTGCCGGTCGAGCGGTCCGAGGACTATCTGCATCGTTTAATCACCGCCGGCCATCGGGTGGCCGTGTGCGAGCAGACCGAGGATCCCGCCGCTGCGAAAGCACGCGGCAACAAGAGCGTGGTCCGTCGCGGCGTGGTGCGGCTGGTCACACCGGGCACGCTGACCGAGGACACGCTGCTCGACGCACGCGCCAACAATTATCTGCTCGCGATCGCGCGCGCCCGCGCCTCCGGCGGCGGCGACCGCTTCGGCCTCGCCTGGATCGACATCTCGACCGCCGAATTCACCGTGATGGAATGTGCGGGCGGCGAGTTCGCCGCGACGCTGGCGCGCATCAATCCGAACGAGGCCATCGTCACCGACGCGCTCTATAGCGACAACGAGCTCGGACAGACCTTGCGCGAATTGCCGGCGGTGACGCCGGTGACCCGCGACGTGTTCGACGGCGCCACCGCGGAGAAACGGCTTTGCGATTATTTCGCCGTCGCGACCATGGACGGGCTGGCGCAGCTCACCCGGCTGGAAGCCACCGCCGCAGCCGCTGCCGTCACCTATGTCGACCGCACCCAGGTCGGCAAGCACCCGCCGCTGTCGCCGCCCGCACGCGAGGCCTCGGGTGCGACCATGGCGATCGATCCGGCCACCCGCGCCAATCTCGAGCTGACGCGGACGCTCGCCGGCGAGCGCCGCGGCTCGCTGCTCGACGCCATCGATTGCACGGTGACCTCCGCCGGCTCGCGCCTGCTGGCGCAGCGGCTGGCGGCCCCGCTGACGGATGCGCCGGCGATCGCACGACGGCTCGATGCCGTCGGCGCTTTCGTTGCCGATTCCGCCGCGCGCGAGGACATCCGCAGCATCCTGCGCGGCGCGCCCGACATGTCGCGCGCTTTGGCCCGGCTCTCGGTTGGCCGCGGCGGACCGCGCGACCTCGCCGGTTTGCGCGACGGCATCATCGCCGCCGACCAGGCGCTGGCGCGGCTTGGCGAACTGGACCAGCCGCCGCAGGAGATCGCCGCGGTGATGGCGGCCTTGCAGCGTCCGTCGCGCGACCTCGCGGCTGAATTTGCCAGTGCGCTCGACGATCAACTGCCGCTGATCAAGCGCGACGGCGGGTTCGTTCGACAGGGCTACGAGCCAGCGCTGGACGAAGCGCGCAACCTGCGCGACGCCTCGCGCCTGGTCGTGGCCTCGATGCAGGCGCGCTATGCCGACCAGACGGGGGTGAAGGGCCTCAAGATCCGGCACAACAACGTGCTCGGCTATTTCGTCGAGGTTACGGCCCAGCACGGCGACAAGCTGATGTCGCCGCCGCTGAATGCGACCTTCATTCATCGCCAGACGCTGGCCGGTCAGGTGCGCTTCACGACGTCGGAACTCGGCGAGATCGAAGCCAAGATCGCCAATGCCGGTGACCGCGCGCTCGGCCTCGAGCTCGAGATATTTGAACGTCTCTCTGCCAAGGCGATGGCCATCAGCGACGATCTGCGGGCCGCCGCTCACGCTTTCGCGCTGCTCGACGTCGCGACCTCACTCGCAAAACTCGCGGTCGACGACAATTATGTGCGGCCGGAAGTGGATGGGTCACTCGGCTTTGCGATCGAGGCCGGGCGCCATCCGGTCGTGGAGCAGGCACTCAAGCGCAACGGCGAGCCGTTCATCGCCAATGCCTGCGACCTCTCGCCTGCGCCCGCACAAAAGTCCGGCCAGCTCTGGCTGCTGACCGGTCCGAACATGGCCGGTAAGTCGACCTTCCTGCGCCAGAACGCGCTCATTGCATTGCTGGCTCAAATTGGCAGCTTCGTGCCGGCGAGCCGCGCGCGCATCGGCATCGTCGACCGCCTGTTCTCGCGCGTCGGCGCCGCCGACGATCTCGCCCGCGGCCGTTCCACCTTCATGGTCGAGATGGTCGAGACCGCCGCGATCCTGAATCAGGCCGGCGAGCGCGCGCTCGTGATCCTGGACGAGATCGGCCGCGGCACGGCGACCTTCGACGGCCTCTCGATCGCCTGGGCCGCGATCGAGCATCTGCACGAGAGCAACCGCTGCCGCACGCTGTTCGCGACGCATTACCACGAGCTGACCGCGCTCTCGGCCAAACTGCCCCGGATGTTCAACGCCACCGTGCGCGTGAAGGAATGGCAGGGCAATGTCGTGTTCCTGCACGAGGTGCTGCCGGGTTCGGCCGATCGCTCCTACGGCATCCAGGTGGCGAAGCTCGCCGGCCTGCCACCGGCCGTGATCACGCGCGCCAAATCGGTGCTCTCCAAACTGGAAGCGCAGGACCGCGGCCAGACCGCGCGGGCGCTGGCGGACGACCTGCCGCTGTTCGCGGTCCCCTCGCGCGCGTCGGCCGAAGCCGCGCCGCCGAGCGAAGCCGAGCTGCTGATGGACGCGGTGAAGGCGCTGCACCCGGACGAGATGTCGCCGCGCGAGGCGCTGGACGCGCTCTATGCGCTGAAGGCCAAGCTGCCGAAGCAATGA
- the pcaF gene encoding 3-oxoadipyl-CoA thiolase — protein sequence MRDVFICDAVRTPIGRFGGSLAKVRADDLAAAPIKALMAKHPKLDWAQVDEVFFGCANQAGEDNRNVARMALLLAGLPDSVPGQTLNRLCASGLDAVGAAGRAIRSGEIELAIAGGVESMTRAPFVMGKAQEAFSRSAEIFDTTIGWRFINPLLKAQYGVDAMPETGENVAEEFQVSRADQDAFAIRSQQRAGAAIAAGYFAEEITPITIPGGKAGPITVDKDEHPRPETTLEGLAKLKPIVRNPGTVTAGNASGVNDGAAAMILASEAAVKKHGLTPRARILGLASAGVPPRIMGIGPVPATRKLMERLGKKISDFDLIELNEAFASQGIACMRQLGVADDADFVNPHGGAIALGHPLGMSGARLALTAVHGMEKRGGKLALATMCVGVGQGVAVAIEKVN from the coding sequence ATGCGTGACGTCTTTATCTGCGATGCCGTCCGGACCCCGATCGGCCGTTTCGGCGGCTCGCTCGCCAAGGTGCGCGCCGACGATCTCGCCGCCGCGCCGATCAAGGCGCTGATGGCCAAGCACCCCAAGCTCGACTGGGCGCAGGTGGATGAAGTGTTCTTCGGCTGCGCCAACCAGGCCGGCGAGGACAACCGCAACGTCGCACGCATGGCGCTGTTACTGGCGGGCTTGCCGGATTCGGTTCCCGGCCAGACCCTGAACCGGCTCTGCGCCTCCGGCCTCGATGCGGTCGGTGCGGCCGGGCGCGCCATCCGTTCCGGCGAGATCGAGCTTGCGATCGCCGGCGGTGTCGAGTCGATGACCCGCGCGCCCTTCGTGATGGGCAAGGCGCAGGAAGCCTTCTCGCGCTCCGCCGAGATCTTCGACACCACGATCGGCTGGCGCTTCATCAATCCGCTGCTCAAGGCGCAATATGGCGTCGATGCGATGCCCGAGACCGGCGAGAACGTCGCCGAGGAATTCCAGGTCTCGCGCGCCGACCAGGACGCCTTCGCGATCCGTTCGCAGCAGCGCGCGGGTGCGGCGATCGCAGCCGGCTATTTCGCCGAGGAGATCACGCCGATCACCATTCCCGGCGGCAAGGCCGGTCCCATCACCGTCGACAAGGACGAGCATCCGCGTCCCGAGACCACGCTCGAAGGCCTCGCCAAGCTGAAGCCGATCGTGCGCAATCCCGGTACCGTCACCGCCGGCAACGCCTCCGGCGTCAATGACGGCGCCGCCGCGATGATCCTGGCCTCCGAAGCTGCGGTGAAGAAGCACGGCCTGACGCCGCGCGCCCGCATCCTCGGCCTTGCCTCGGCCGGCGTGCCGCCGCGTATCATGGGCATCGGCCCGGTGCCGGCGACCCGCAAGCTGATGGAGCGGCTTGGCAAGAAGATCAGCGATTTCGACCTGATCGAGCTGAACGAAGCGTTCGCCTCGCAGGGTATCGCCTGCATGCGCCAGCTTGGCGTTGCTGATGATGCGGATTTCGTCAATCCGCATGGCGGCGCCATCGCGCTCGGCCATCCCCTCGGCATGAGCGGCGCCCGTCTCGCGCTCACCGCCGTGCACGGCATGGAAAAGCGCGGCGGCAAGCTTGCGCTCGCCACCA
- a CDS encoding OsmC family protein → MDAAELRQMQAPIKERYKTDPKAALITLKAKGSTDGEGIACKVETGRAIAMAGLHPATGGSGLELCSGDMLLEALVACAGVTLKSVATAIEVPLKTGNVHAEGDLDFRGTLGVDKETPVGFAEIRLRFEVDTDAPQDKLDLLLKLTERYCVVYQTIKNGPKVSVSMQRM, encoded by the coding sequence ATGGATGCCGCTGAACTGCGCCAGATGCAGGCTCCGATCAAGGAGCGCTACAAGACCGACCCGAAGGCCGCGCTGATCACGCTGAAGGCCAAGGGCTCGACCGACGGCGAAGGCATCGCCTGCAAGGTCGAGACGGGCCGCGCCATCGCGATGGCGGGCCTGCATCCCGCCACCGGCGGTTCCGGCCTCGAGCTCTGTTCCGGCGACATGCTGCTGGAGGCGCTGGTCGCCTGTGCCGGCGTGACGCTGAAATCGGTTGCGACCGCGATCGAGGTGCCGCTCAAGACCGGCAACGTCCATGCGGAAGGCGATCTCGATTTCCGCGGCACGCTCGGCGTCGACAAGGAGACCCCGGTCGGCTTCGCCGAGATCCGTCTCCGCTTCGAGGTCGACACCGATGCGCCGCAGGACAAGCTCGATCTGTTGCTGAAGCTCACCGAGCGTTATTGCGTGGTCTACCAGACCATCAAGAACGGCCCGAAGGTTTCGGTGTCGATGCAGCGGATGTAG